Genomic DNA from Schlesneria paludicola DSM 18645:
CATGGATTGGCTGCAAGTTTTGTTGGTTCACTGGGACATCACACTCGTCTCAGCCGTTTTGATTTTTGCCGCCTATATCGATGGGAAACAGCTTAAGGTTCCCAACTGGATTACGTTTCCGATGGTCCTGACGGGCCTGGCCTATCACACGCTCGCCAATGGCTGGTCGGGTTGCAGTGCCAGCCTGGCAGGAATTGGCTGCGGATTGCTGTGTCTGTTGCCGCTGTACGCGATCGGTGGAATGGGAGCCGGCGATGTGAAACTGATGGCGGGAATTGGCGCCTGGCTGGGTGCCGCGACGACCTGGAATTCGTTC
This window encodes:
- a CDS encoding A24 family peptidase, translating into MDWLQVLLVHWDITLVSAVLIFAAYIDGKQLKVPNWITFPMVLTGLAYHTLANGWSGCSASLAGIGCGLLCLLPLYAIGGMGAGDVKLMAGIGAWLGAATTWNSF